In Eleutherodactylus coqui strain aEleCoq1 chromosome 4, aEleCoq1.hap1, whole genome shotgun sequence, the following are encoded in one genomic region:
- the ITPRIP gene encoding inositol 1,4,5-trisphosphate receptor-interacting protein isoform X1, whose product MKSTMHSGIFKVCLVVVTAIINHPLLFPNNDTSVPANDDLIVQKLREREEILKKQQLELEELLFREQEPAGDAKTESEEPEGGAPWDLWSTVSMVIFLMIEVWRQDFKDNSHEQSKEEEDLVFIGNHCHGVTLPNKPMLTIFHDQYIRATTHDAVRSREFVEGFADDLLEALRSVCNRDTDMEVEDSICVGSMYENWRVNKPLICDLLVPFAPPEPYHFRCQPWVSDPSIRPDRQSFGTILVCGRDDNPSGCVCDKKRLGEDMLCLLHNLTTNDKKVNEEINLLCCKNSNYLDVDQVMKWFQTTVTKAWSKISHKYEFEVTFSNLDSPGALRVKFKSGKVISLNVTPVVRYEDTNLYFISHFPSMPREVSSSIQWMLSFAVYERSFLKDFAKKLPDNSCHLSCLQIMTFLRSKQCHITGPSGLTTYHLKTVLMHLLLSQPCSGWANVMLEERLRDMFRSLEKSLLEKKLLHFMVGNWKLPDTVNLPQHFRVAEPVNLFRSFVLNRDLYQQTLSMFYEMLKNATVMINEYSLHLPNGSASKPAH is encoded by the coding sequence GAGCACAATGCACTCTGGGATATTTAAGGTGTGCCTGGTGGTGGTGACCGCGATTATCAACCATCCGCTCCTCTTCCCAAATAATGACACCTCCGTCCCGGCTAATGACGACCTTATTGTGCAGAAATTACGGGAGAGAGAAGAAATCCTAAAAAAACAGCAGCTGGAACTCGAAGAACTTTTATTTCGTGAGCAGGAACCAGCAGGAGACGCCAAGACGGAGAGCGAGGAGCCCGAGGGTGGAGCGCCGTGGGACCTGTGGAGCACTGTGTCTATGGTCATATTTCTGATGATTGAGGTATGGCGACAAGACTTTAAGGACAACTCCCATGAGCAaagcaaggaggaggaggatctggtGTTCATCGGGAATCACTGTCACGGTGTGACTCTGCCCAACAAGCCGATGCTGACCATCTTCCATGACCAATACATCCGAGCCACCACCCACGATGCAGTGAGAAGCAGGGAGTTTGTGGAAGGCTTTGCAGATGACCTGCTAGAGGCGTTAAGAAGTGTCTGCAATCGTGATACCGACATGGAAGTTGAGGACAGCATCTGCGTTGGGAGTATGTACGAAAACTGGAGAGTGAACAAGCCCTTGATCTGTGACCTCCTGGTACCCTTCGCTCCTCCAGAACCGTACCACTTCCGGTGCCAGCCCTGGGTCTCTGATCCATCCATCAGACCAGACAGACAGAGTTTTGGAACAATTCTTGTCTGCGGCCGAGACGACAATCCTTCTGGCTGTGTATGTGACAAGAAGAGACTTGGAGAAGATATGTTGTGTCTCCTTCACAATCTGACGACCAATGATAAGAAAGTGAACGAGGAGATAAATTTGCTGTGTTGTAAAAACTCCAACTACTTGGACGTTGACCAGGTGATGAAGTGGTTCCAGACCACCGTGACTAAAGCATGGAGCAAAATCTCCCACAAATATGAGTTTGAGGTCACCTTCAGCAACCTGGACTCGCCTGGAGCTCTGAGAGTCAAATTCAAGTCTGGAAAAGTCATCAGCCTCAACGTGACCCCGGTGGTCCGGTATGAGGACACAAACCTTTATTTTATTTCCCACTTTCCCAGCATGCCACGTGAAGTCTCTTCCAGTATCCAGTGGATGTTGTCCTTCGCGGTCTACGAGAGAAGCTTCCTCAAGGACTTTGCTAAAAAGCTTCCCGACAATTCCTGCCACCTCAGTTGCCTGCAGATAATGACTTTTCTCCGCTCCAAGCAGTGTCACATAACGGGACCGAGTGGTCTCACCACCTACCATCTAAAGACAGTCCTTATGCATCTTCTTCTTAGTCAACCCTGCTCAGGTTGGGCCAACGTCATGCTGGAAGAGCGATTACGAGACATGTTCAGGAGCTTGGAGAAAAGTCTCCTGGAGAAGAAGCTCCTCCACTTCATGGTTGGAAACTGGAAACTGCCGGACACCGTGAATCTTCCTCAACACTTTCGAGTAGCAGAACCTGTTAACCTTTTCCGGTCTTTTGTTCTAAATCGGGACCTTTATCAGCAAACGCTCTCCATGTTCTACGAGATGTTGAAGAACGCGACTGTCATGATCAATGAATACAGCTTACACCTGCCCAACGGAAGCGCCAGTAAACCTGCCCACTGA
- the ITPRIP gene encoding inositol 1,4,5-trisphosphate receptor-interacting protein isoform X2: MHSGIFKVCLVVVTAIINHPLLFPNNDTSVPANDDLIVQKLREREEILKKQQLELEELLFREQEPAGDAKTESEEPEGGAPWDLWSTVSMVIFLMIEVWRQDFKDNSHEQSKEEEDLVFIGNHCHGVTLPNKPMLTIFHDQYIRATTHDAVRSREFVEGFADDLLEALRSVCNRDTDMEVEDSICVGSMYENWRVNKPLICDLLVPFAPPEPYHFRCQPWVSDPSIRPDRQSFGTILVCGRDDNPSGCVCDKKRLGEDMLCLLHNLTTNDKKVNEEINLLCCKNSNYLDVDQVMKWFQTTVTKAWSKISHKYEFEVTFSNLDSPGALRVKFKSGKVISLNVTPVVRYEDTNLYFISHFPSMPREVSSSIQWMLSFAVYERSFLKDFAKKLPDNSCHLSCLQIMTFLRSKQCHITGPSGLTTYHLKTVLMHLLLSQPCSGWANVMLEERLRDMFRSLEKSLLEKKLLHFMVGNWKLPDTVNLPQHFRVAEPVNLFRSFVLNRDLYQQTLSMFYEMLKNATVMINEYSLHLPNGSASKPAH, encoded by the coding sequence ATGCACTCTGGGATATTTAAGGTGTGCCTGGTGGTGGTGACCGCGATTATCAACCATCCGCTCCTCTTCCCAAATAATGACACCTCCGTCCCGGCTAATGACGACCTTATTGTGCAGAAATTACGGGAGAGAGAAGAAATCCTAAAAAAACAGCAGCTGGAACTCGAAGAACTTTTATTTCGTGAGCAGGAACCAGCAGGAGACGCCAAGACGGAGAGCGAGGAGCCCGAGGGTGGAGCGCCGTGGGACCTGTGGAGCACTGTGTCTATGGTCATATTTCTGATGATTGAGGTATGGCGACAAGACTTTAAGGACAACTCCCATGAGCAaagcaaggaggaggaggatctggtGTTCATCGGGAATCACTGTCACGGTGTGACTCTGCCCAACAAGCCGATGCTGACCATCTTCCATGACCAATACATCCGAGCCACCACCCACGATGCAGTGAGAAGCAGGGAGTTTGTGGAAGGCTTTGCAGATGACCTGCTAGAGGCGTTAAGAAGTGTCTGCAATCGTGATACCGACATGGAAGTTGAGGACAGCATCTGCGTTGGGAGTATGTACGAAAACTGGAGAGTGAACAAGCCCTTGATCTGTGACCTCCTGGTACCCTTCGCTCCTCCAGAACCGTACCACTTCCGGTGCCAGCCCTGGGTCTCTGATCCATCCATCAGACCAGACAGACAGAGTTTTGGAACAATTCTTGTCTGCGGCCGAGACGACAATCCTTCTGGCTGTGTATGTGACAAGAAGAGACTTGGAGAAGATATGTTGTGTCTCCTTCACAATCTGACGACCAATGATAAGAAAGTGAACGAGGAGATAAATTTGCTGTGTTGTAAAAACTCCAACTACTTGGACGTTGACCAGGTGATGAAGTGGTTCCAGACCACCGTGACTAAAGCATGGAGCAAAATCTCCCACAAATATGAGTTTGAGGTCACCTTCAGCAACCTGGACTCGCCTGGAGCTCTGAGAGTCAAATTCAAGTCTGGAAAAGTCATCAGCCTCAACGTGACCCCGGTGGTCCGGTATGAGGACACAAACCTTTATTTTATTTCCCACTTTCCCAGCATGCCACGTGAAGTCTCTTCCAGTATCCAGTGGATGTTGTCCTTCGCGGTCTACGAGAGAAGCTTCCTCAAGGACTTTGCTAAAAAGCTTCCCGACAATTCCTGCCACCTCAGTTGCCTGCAGATAATGACTTTTCTCCGCTCCAAGCAGTGTCACATAACGGGACCGAGTGGTCTCACCACCTACCATCTAAAGACAGTCCTTATGCATCTTCTTCTTAGTCAACCCTGCTCAGGTTGGGCCAACGTCATGCTGGAAGAGCGATTACGAGACATGTTCAGGAGCTTGGAGAAAAGTCTCCTGGAGAAGAAGCTCCTCCACTTCATGGTTGGAAACTGGAAACTGCCGGACACCGTGAATCTTCCTCAACACTTTCGAGTAGCAGAACCTGTTAACCTTTTCCGGTCTTTTGTTCTAAATCGGGACCTTTATCAGCAAACGCTCTCCATGTTCTACGAGATGTTGAAGAACGCGACTGTCATGATCAATGAATACAGCTTACACCTGCCCAACGGAAGCGCCAGTAAACCTGCCCACTGA